From a single Candidatus Cloacimonadota bacterium genomic region:
- a CDS encoding four helix bundle protein, producing MKDIKSLEIYIDALNFSNLIWDVCVKWDYFNKKTLGVQLVKSADSISANISEGYGRFHYKENLNFCYYARGSFEESKDHLRKSYHRNLIINEDRKKIEEFVNNFPQRLNSYINFIKKSMIDYKSK from the coding sequence ATGAAAGATATAAAAAGTTTAGAAATCTATATAGATGCTTTGAATTTTTCAAATTTAATTTGGGATGTTTGTGTTAAATGGGATTATTTTAACAAAAAGACTCTTGGTGTTCAACTTGTAAAATCAGCAGACTCCATTTCTGCAAATATTTCCGAAGGCTATGGAAGATTTCATTATAAAGAAAATCTGAATTTTTGTTATTATGCTCGTGGTTCATTCGAAGAATCAAAGGACCATTTAAGAAAAAGTTATCATCGAAATTTGATTATAAATGAAGATCGTAAAAAAATTGAAGAATTTGTTAATAATTTTCCACAAAGACTTAATTCTTATATAAACTTTATAAAAAAATCAATGATTGATTATAAATCAAAATAG